The sequence below is a genomic window from Lentimicrobium saccharophilum.
ACAACGATAGCCAGCAGGGCGGTTGCCAGTAATAGAATATTGATGATTTTTGAGGATTTCATGTCGCATGCTCTAATTGAAGCCAAACAATTATTCGCTTTAATACACAGGAATTTTCATGCCGCCATTTCCCTGAGCAATTCCTGCACCTTTTCCCTGTCGATTTTTGAAACAGTACCTTCAACCCCTGAGACCTTTCTGACAATCAGCTTCTCAAAAAAATTCATCCGGTCGAAGTTGAATTCACCACCCGTTATTTTGCAACTCTTCGCATGATTTCGCAGCAATTCGGGATAAGCCCGGTTAAACTGATCCTGAGCCTGCTGTTCATCCATACAGCTCAGAAACAATCCAAGGGGTTTTTCAAGAAGCAGATCCTGGTATTTATTGCAGAACTCTTTCACCTTATTCTGAATGTTACCCGCATGTATGGAACCCCCGATGATCACCCGGTCGAAGGTGTCAAGGTCTATGTTCGTATTTGTTTTCAGATTAAGAAGGACACAATTTTCAATGCCCAGCGCCTGTTGAATCATTCCGGCAACCTTCTCGGTTGTTCCGTGGTGAGAACGATAAATGACTGCTGTTTTCATGGTCAAAAAATTAATTTGAAGATATTTTAAATTCAGATTAAGCCTTCAATTATTAATCACGGGGTCGGGTTGCTGATTAAACCCAAATGCATAAAAACGAGGTAACTCTGCGATGCCTCTGAAACAGGTACCTCAACTTCCGGCGAAAAGAATCCAGGGTCAGCGCATGACAGATCAAAACCTTGCTGCAAAGTAAAGATGAATCCGGGGTTTGTAAAAAGTAAAACCACTGAACAGTAAAGAATAATAAGTGAAAAGGAAAAAACAGGGGTTAAACCGGTCCCATGCACTTTAATGCAGGAGTTCAGCCTGCCGCATTGATAATTTTACTTCAGGCAGTAGAGCTGGAAAACTTTTCCGGTAAAAACCCGCAATCCTTTCTGATCCTTGTCTTTTGAATTTTTGCCAAAAACAGCAGGCTTTAAATCCGGAAATTACTTCATGACAGTCAGATAGCGGTCACGGATGGCTTTCAGCTTATCCAGGGTCAGGTTCTCGCGGTACACCCTGACCATCTCCTTGATGCCCTTATCTTCATAGAACCAGGCATAAGCTGCATCAAAATAGAGAATGCCGGTATCATACTTTGCTTCTTTCGTCACTTCGCGGAACTCTTCGAACTCCAATACCCTTGGGATGGTGAAATAGGCATGATGCGGCTGAGCCCTGTCAATATAAAGTCCATCACCGGCAGGCTCCAGGTAGAAAAATTTTCTCAGCTTAATAATTCCTTTATCATTGCTGATTTTTCTCATTTTCTTCCTGTAATTAAACCCATGTTCAGCATAAAGCACCTGCAGTTCACGAATATCATCAAACTGCTTCAGATCGCGTATCCGGATTACCTCACAGGTATGATCAAACAGGGTTACACTGCCTGCAGCCGCATCAAAAGGTTTCTTAATTATCTGATGGATGGCCAATGTAGCGCGGACAATTTTCTCAAGCGGGTAATATCCGTCCAGTACCAGAAACAGATATATAGGTTTCATAGCGCCCCGCACGTCGTTGTAATATCCTGAAAACGGGGCAATGGCCTCCAGCATACAGGCATGGGGCATCATGCTTTTATCATCCAGGCAGGTAAGTGATTCTTCCTTTACCAGACCGCCAAAACGTTCAATGACTGATGGCTTTTCCATATCGGCATATATTTATAATTCCATGCTAAATATACGATCAAACAAGGCGATTTACAAGAAACCATCAATGAAATTTAATAAAAACGCAACGGATCATCCGATTTCCGGAGAGTTCAACTTTTGTTTCGGGTAAGGGCGCCTATGACCAACGTGGCATAAGTAGGCGAAACAGGAAGGGACAGATTGGCAATGCCTTCCATTTCTATGCGGAGGCCCTCCTTTTCACGACGGATCAGGCTCACCTTTTCACTGTTGACCATATAGGAGCGATGGCAGCGAACCAGGGCGGAATCTTGCAATTCCCCGTCCAGCCTTTTAAGATTACTGCGGAGCAGATGCCGGCTGAGTTTGCCGTTGTCGAGATAGTGAATATAAACGTAATTATCAGCCGCCTCAAGGTATAAAAGATTTTCCGCCTTCAGCGAAAAGCGAAGCCCGCCTCTTTCATCACAAAAGTGAACCATCCCCTTTACCGGCCCGTCAGGAGCCCCTTCTTTCCTGATCTTTTCAAGCCTGATCTTTTTATCCTCCCACGAAAAGTACAGCCAGAGCACACTGTATGGAAGCAGCAACACAAGGGCGGTATTCTGAACCGACAAAGCCAGCAGGTCAGGGAAAAACCTGGGGTCATGCAAAATCAGCTTCTGATAAAGTGTATAAAACAATCCCATGAAAAATACCTCGGCAAGCACCCATACCAGGTATTGCCAGAGTCTGAGCAGCTTCGTCCTGCGTGTATGGTACATAATGATGCGGCTGATTACCACCACCAGTACCCCGGTCAGCGTAATTACACTGGAATACAGTAATAGCTGCCAGCGTGTGGTGTGAAACCATACATCAACTCCAAAAGGCGCGTAAACATTGATGAAAATAAGTGCAAAGAAGGCCGTAAAGAGAATCAGTCTGACAATATTGCTTTTCAGCATAAGGTAAGCCGGAATCTCTTTCTGCAAGTCGGGCATAAATAACGGATCTTTATTGCAAAGATACAATTACATTATTGATATTATACTGCCCGCCCCTGCCGGTATATTGCAACGAGGACAATGCATTAAATATCAATTGACTTAATTCACCCCTCTCCCCGAACAGAAAACATATATTTAAGCGTTATTCACCGGATCCGTTTGACCTGACTGACACTTCACAGAATCCGCTATTTATTTTACCGTCTGTTCTTCCGGTTTCATCGATTTGATCATTTCACAACAACCTGAATTCCCTTATTTTGCGTATATTTGAGTATGTAAATCACAGCAACCTAAAAAAGCGATGAAGAGAAAACATGTGCTGCTGATCCATCTGTTTTACTGGTTCTACATCATCAATCAGGCCTTATTCCCCATG
It includes:
- a CDS encoding flavodoxin domain-containing protein, with product MKTAVIYRSHHGTTEKVAGMIQQALGIENCVLLNLKTNTNIDLDTFDRVIIGGSIHAGNIQNKVKEFCNKYQDLLLEKPLGLFLSCMDEQQAQDQFNRAYPELLRNHAKSCKITGGEFNFDRMNFFEKLIVRKVSGVEGTVSKIDREKVQELLREMAA
- a CDS encoding LytTR family DNA-binding domain-containing protein, with the protein product MPDLQKEIPAYLMLKSNIVRLILFTAFFALIFINVYAPFGVDVWFHTTRWQLLLYSSVITLTGVLVVVISRIIMYHTRRTKLLRLWQYLVWVLAEVFFMGLFYTLYQKLILHDPRFFPDLLALSVQNTALVLLLPYSVLWLYFSWEDKKIRLEKIRKEGAPDGPVKGMVHFCDERGGLRFSLKAENLLYLEAADNYVYIHYLDNGKLSRHLLRSNLKRLDGELQDSALVRCHRSYMVNSEKVSLIRREKEGLRIEMEGIANLSLPVSPTYATLVIGALTRNKS